In one Streptomyces venezuelae genomic region, the following are encoded:
- a CDS encoding class I adenylate-forming enzyme family protein gives MATASESTADGPDRPGPTTLWELLDSAARARPRAVAVRGEDAVLTYGELHEKVRAAARRFGALGVTAHGTAGLLLENTPDCVVALLAAARLGARLVPLEPGTPRSQLLTVQAKLGPLTVVGHAARLAALGGAEGTDPLVPVEDPAGDTPSHAPEGDGAAAPDSPFLHQYTSGSTGEPKVAVHTQRNLVNGGDSYARSYAITEDDRILAAVPLLHSFGLVAGLVTALRAGAELVLLGRFTPARLLRALDEHACTVLVAAPMAYDLTTRAAGASASAPRALRLCLSSGAALPPAVARRAKDRLGLDVQQVYGCTEAGVIAARRPEDGGAADLGVGRPMPGVRVRVVDERGDEVPRGAEGSLLVRTPAMFTHYLGDADATRRAFADGWYRTGDVVRVGPEGHLHLVGRKDSFVNVGGKKVNPLEVEQVLLAHPSVVEAVVWGETTDDGGERVRASVVARPPLPATELTSHCRARLLPHQVPAEVDFVASLPKSSMGKVRRDAVRAATAVRKS, from the coding sequence ATGGCCACCGCGTCTGAGAGCACAGCCGACGGGCCCGACCGGCCCGGCCCGACAACCCTCTGGGAACTCCTCGACAGCGCTGCCCGGGCCCGTCCCCGCGCCGTCGCCGTACGCGGCGAGGACGCCGTCCTGACCTACGGCGAACTGCACGAGAAGGTGCGGGCCGCCGCGCGCCGCTTCGGGGCGCTCGGCGTCACGGCGCACGGTACGGCTGGGCTGCTCCTGGAGAACACCCCGGACTGCGTCGTCGCGCTCCTCGCCGCGGCCCGTCTGGGGGCGCGTCTCGTTCCCCTGGAGCCCGGCACCCCGCGCTCACAACTCTTGACCGTGCAAGCCAAGTTGGGTCCGCTTACCGTCGTGGGGCACGCCGCGAGGCTCGCCGCGCTGGGCGGCGCGGAGGGCACGGACCCGCTCGTCCCCGTGGAGGACCCGGCAGGCGACACACCCTCCCACGCCCCGGAAGGCGACGGGGCCGCCGCGCCCGACTCCCCCTTCCTCCACCAGTACACGTCCGGCTCGACCGGCGAGCCCAAGGTCGCCGTCCACACGCAGCGCAACCTCGTCAACGGCGGTGACAGCTACGCCCGTTCGTACGCGATCACCGAGGACGACCGCATCCTGGCCGCCGTCCCCCTGCTGCACTCCTTCGGCCTGGTGGCCGGGCTGGTCACCGCCCTGCGCGCCGGGGCGGAGCTCGTCCTCCTCGGCCGCTTCACCCCCGCACGGCTCCTGCGCGCCCTGGACGAGCACGCCTGCACGGTCCTCGTCGCCGCCCCCATGGCATACGACCTGACGACGCGCGCGGCCGGCGCCAGTGCATCCGCGCCGCGCGCCCTCCGCCTCTGCCTGTCCTCGGGCGCGGCCCTGCCGCCCGCCGTGGCGCGGCGCGCGAAGGACCGGCTCGGCCTGGACGTCCAGCAGGTCTACGGCTGCACGGAGGCCGGCGTCATCGCCGCGCGGCGCCCGGAGGACGGCGGTGCGGCGGACCTCGGCGTGGGCCGCCCCATGCCCGGCGTGCGGGTCCGTGTCGTCGACGAACGGGGGGACGAGGTGCCGCGCGGTGCGGAAGGCTCGCTGCTGGTACGGACACCCGCGATGTTCACGCACTATCTCGGGGACGCCGACGCCACCCGACGGGCCTTCGCCGACGGCTGGTACCGGACCGGCGACGTGGTCCGCGTCGGTCCCGAGGGACATCTGCACCTGGTCGGGCGCAAGGACTCCTTCGTCAACGTGGGCGGCAAGAAGGTGAACCCCCTCGAAGTGGAGCAGGTCCTGCTGGCGCACCCCTCGGTCGTGGAGGCGGTCGTCTGGGGCGAGACGACCGACGACGGCGGCGAGCGCGTACGGGCGTCCGTGGTGGCGCGGCCCCCGCTGCCCGCGACGGAGCTGACCTCCCACTGCCGCGCCCGGCTCCTGCCCCATCAGGTCCCCGCCGAGGTCGACTTCGTCGCCTCGCTGCCGAAGAGTTCGATGGGCAAGGTCCGGCGCGACGCGGTGCGCGCCGCCACGGCCGTCAGGAAGTCCTAG
- a CDS encoding class I SAM-dependent methyltransferase produces the protein MDAAHWDDMYRSRDQLFSGNPNGVLTTEIPGLPPGRALDVGCGEGADALWLARQGWRVTAVDISEVALRRAATTVAAEGLEGRVTWERTDLSSAPPRAGAYDLVSLQYFPLRRQDDAALRGLLDAVAPGGTLLFVTHTLADLAGHGPEDFDPADYYWSQDIAPLLDAASWTVLTDEDRPRTTPPPAGTPHTHDGVLRALRLP, from the coding sequence GTGGACGCCGCACACTGGGACGACATGTACCGCAGCCGCGACCAGCTCTTCAGCGGCAACCCCAACGGGGTGCTGACGACGGAGATCCCCGGCCTGCCGCCGGGCCGGGCGCTGGACGTCGGATGCGGCGAAGGCGCCGACGCGCTGTGGCTGGCCCGGCAGGGCTGGCGGGTGACCGCGGTCGACATCTCCGAGGTCGCCCTGCGCCGCGCGGCCACGACGGTCGCGGCCGAGGGCCTCGAAGGACGCGTGACCTGGGAGAGGACGGACCTCTCCAGCGCCCCGCCCCGGGCGGGCGCCTACGACCTCGTATCGCTCCAGTACTTCCCGCTCCGCCGACAGGACGACGCGGCGCTGCGCGGCCTCCTGGACGCCGTCGCCCCGGGCGGCACGCTCCTCTTCGTCACGCACACGCTCGCGGACCTGGCCGGACACGGTCCGGAGGACTTCGACCCCGCGGACTACTACTGGTCCCAGGACATCGCCCCGCTCCTCGACGCCGCGTCCTGGACCGTCCTGACCGACGAGGACCGCCCCCGCACGACTCCGCCCCCGGCAGGCACGCCCCACACCCACGACGGTGTGCTGCGGGCGCTGCGCCTGCCCTGA
- a CDS encoding MSMEG_6728 family protein: MQTFLPYPEFSRSAAALDQARLGKQRVEALQVLRGLTVPGYGWRHHPAVRMWTGYEEALVRYGLDVCAVWVAEGRTDTCATTLVTDFTRHRPDTAVRAQEELADEGELPPWLGDPAFHRSHQSALVRKAPEVYAPLFPGVPDDLPYVWPSSDRSAA, encoded by the coding sequence GTGCAGACCTTCCTCCCGTACCCCGAATTCTCGCGGTCCGCCGCGGCCCTCGACCAGGCCCGCCTGGGCAAACAGCGCGTCGAGGCGCTGCAGGTGCTGCGCGGCCTGACCGTGCCCGGCTACGGCTGGCGCCACCACCCCGCCGTCCGCATGTGGACCGGCTATGAGGAGGCCCTCGTCCGCTACGGCCTCGACGTGTGCGCGGTGTGGGTGGCGGAGGGCCGCACCGACACCTGCGCCACCACCCTCGTCACCGACTTCACCCGGCACCGCCCGGACACCGCCGTGCGCGCCCAGGAGGAGCTCGCCGACGAGGGCGAACTGCCGCCCTGGCTCGGGGACCCGGCCTTCCACCGCAGCCATCAGTCGGCGCTGGTACGCAAGGCACCGGAGGTCTATGCCCCGCTCTTCCCCGGTGTCCCCGACGACCTGCCCTACGTGTGGCCGTCCTCCGACCGGTCCGCCGCGTAG
- a CDS encoding sensor histidine kinase, with translation MPRTRRGPVEEGAEIIAEIRSWAQRHPGAFDIAVAAALCVLAVLTTTMAEPPRIVRRPPPAAAAVAVLACAALLLRRTHPRLTVTMATGSTAVLGALGPSHGYEFGSTLTGPVMAALASLAWRTDGRTAARCSAAAAAVLLATSVLWSPGEPQLRPDQVGLAAVTLLPAAVADALRSRRDYVTAVEARAEMAEHTREEEARRRVGAERMRIARELHDVVAHHITLAHAQAATADYLLATRPDAAAEVTGSLTATLTAALGELKATVGLLREHDDPAGSTEPAPGLAQLSDLLASFESVGLTVTLTREGEARPLSPGVGLTAYRITQEALTNVSKHALTTTAAVHLHYTADRLTLTVTDDGPAPAFPPSRGVAGYGYGLIGMRERAHAVGGHLHAHPRGGAGFEVRAELPTRTAPGPPPTALRDAP, from the coding sequence ATGCCTAGGACACGTCGAGGACCCGTCGAGGAAGGAGCAGAGATCATCGCTGAGATCCGGTCATGGGCCCAGCGCCACCCCGGCGCCTTCGACATCGCCGTCGCCGCGGCCCTGTGCGTGCTGGCGGTGCTGACCACCACGATGGCGGAGCCACCCCGCATCGTGCGCCGGCCCCCGCCGGCCGCCGCCGCGGTCGCTGTCCTGGCGTGCGCCGCGCTGCTGCTGCGCCGCACCCACCCGCGCCTGACCGTGACCATGGCAACCGGCTCCACCGCGGTCCTCGGCGCGCTCGGCCCTTCTCACGGGTACGAGTTCGGCTCCACCCTCACGGGCCCCGTGATGGCGGCGCTCGCCTCGCTGGCCTGGCGCACCGACGGGCGCACCGCGGCCCGTTGTTCCGCCGCCGCGGCGGCGGTGCTGCTGGCCACGTCCGTCCTGTGGTCGCCGGGCGAGCCGCAGCTGCGGCCGGACCAGGTGGGCCTGGCCGCCGTCACCCTCTTGCCGGCCGCCGTGGCGGACGCGCTGCGCAGCCGCCGCGACTACGTCACGGCTGTCGAGGCCCGCGCGGAGATGGCCGAGCACACCCGCGAGGAGGAGGCCCGCCGCCGGGTGGGCGCCGAGCGGATGCGCATCGCCCGCGAGCTGCACGACGTCGTCGCCCACCACATCACCCTGGCCCACGCCCAGGCCGCCACCGCCGACTACCTCCTCGCCACCCGCCCCGACGCGGCGGCCGAGGTCACCGGCAGCCTCACCGCCACCCTCACCGCCGCTCTGGGCGAACTGAAGGCGACCGTGGGCCTGTTGCGCGAACACGACGACCCCGCCGGGTCGACCGAGCCCGCGCCGGGGCTTGCGCAACTGTCCGACCTGCTCGCGTCCTTCGAGAGCGTCGGCCTGACCGTCACCCTCACCCGCGAGGGCGAGGCCCGGCCGCTGTCGCCCGGCGTCGGCCTCACCGCCTACCGCATCACCCAGGAGGCACTCACCAACGTCTCCAAGCACGCCCTGACCACCACCGCCGCCGTACACCTCCACTACACCGCCGACCGGCTGACCCTGACCGTCACCGACGACGGCCCGGCCCCCGCGTTCCCCCCGTCGCGGGGCGTGGCCGGGTACGGGTACGGGCTGATCGGCATGCGCGAGCGGGCCCACGCCGTCGGCGGACACCTGCACGCCCACCCCCGCGGCGGGGCGGGCTTCGAGGTGCGGGCCGAGCTGCCCACCCGCACCGCTCCCGGCCCGCCGCCGACCGCACTCAGGGACGCCCCGTGA
- a CDS encoding STAS domain-containing protein, with translation MADTPNPGRYGRQSRQARHGRLSVVRSAVDGVRILALHGEIDHAVKDEFSEALIPEDGVAPPRTVVDLSDVTFMDSSGINVFIAAHHAVKETQGWLRIAAPRESVLRVIQLIGLDAVIPCHTTLEQARTS, from the coding sequence GTGGCCGACACCCCGAACCCCGGCCGATACGGCAGGCAGAGCAGACAGGCCAGGCACGGCAGGCTCTCCGTCGTGCGCTCCGCCGTCGACGGCGTCCGCATCCTCGCTCTGCACGGAGAGATCGACCACGCCGTCAAGGACGAGTTCAGCGAGGCCCTGATCCCCGAGGACGGCGTGGCGCCGCCGCGGACCGTCGTCGACCTCAGCGACGTGACCTTCATGGACTCCAGCGGCATCAACGTCTTCATCGCCGCGCACCACGCCGTCAAGGAGACGCAGGGATGGCTGCGCATCGCCGCTCCCCGCGAGTCCGTGCTCCGCGTCATCCAGCTCATCGGCCTCGACGCGGTGATCCCCTGTCACACCACTCTCGAACAGGCTAGGACTTCCTGA
- a CDS encoding NAD-dependent protein deacetylase: MRTRPTLTWEPRGDLPPASTDLSAVVAAVRAGGVVVLSGAGLSTESGIPDYRGENGSFRRNHVPMTFQEFTGGEDARRRYWARSQLGRRSMAGARPNAGHRAVAALAEAGLVTGVITQNVDGLQQAAGAPNVVELHGSLDRVICLDCGAAGDRATLDDRLRRANPGFEEVAARHRAAQVNPDGDVDLPDEAVSGFRTVACTVCGTGVLKPDVVFFGENVPPERVAVCRGLIDGASAVLVLGSSLTVMSGLRFVRRAAQSGTPVLIVNQGPTRGDGLATRVDLPLGRALTDVVRQVLPSA, translated from the coding sequence ATGCGGACGCGACCCACGTTGACCTGGGAGCCGCGGGGTGACCTGCCTCCGGCCTCGACCGACCTCTCGGCGGTCGTCGCCGCGGTGCGTGCGGGAGGCGTCGTCGTGCTCAGCGGAGCGGGCCTCTCGACGGAGTCCGGCATCCCGGACTACCGCGGGGAGAACGGCTCGTTCCGGCGCAACCACGTGCCCATGACGTTCCAGGAATTCACCGGCGGCGAGGACGCGCGCCGGCGGTACTGGGCGCGCAGTCAGCTCGGCCGGCGGTCCATGGCGGGGGCCCGCCCGAACGCGGGACACCGCGCGGTGGCGGCCCTGGCCGAAGCTGGCCTCGTCACCGGTGTGATCACGCAGAACGTCGACGGCCTGCAGCAGGCCGCCGGAGCGCCGAACGTGGTGGAGCTCCACGGCAGCCTGGACCGTGTCATCTGCCTGGACTGCGGCGCGGCAGGCGACCGTGCGACGCTCGACGACCGGCTGCGCCGGGCGAACCCCGGCTTCGAGGAGGTCGCCGCCCGGCACCGTGCGGCGCAGGTGAACCCGGATGGCGACGTGGATCTGCCCGACGAGGCGGTCAGCGGATTCCGGACCGTGGCGTGCACGGTCTGCGGCACCGGTGTGCTCAAGCCGGACGTGGTGTTCTTCGGCGAGAACGTCCCGCCCGAGCGGGTGGCCGTATGCCGAGGCCTCATCGACGGAGCGAGCGCGGTACTGGTCCTCGGCTCGTCCCTGACGGTCATGTCCGGCCTCCGCTTCGTGCGCCGGGCCGCACAGTCCGGCACCCCGGTCCTGATCGTGAACCAGGGCCCCACCCGCGGCGACGGCCTGGCCACCCGCGTCGACCTCCCCCTGGGCCGCGCCCTCACCGACGTGGTGCGGCAGGTCCTGCCCTCCGCCTGA
- a CDS encoding aldo/keto reductase family oxidoreductase — translation MTAQTDVSAGRPLYGCMGLGGTWDDAPYTAADIAHAEAAVEAALDIGITTFDHADIYRRGKSEAVFGELLDRAAGLRERIVLQTKCGIRQADGHHPGMYDLRSGHIVRCVEESLTRLRTDVLDVLLLHRPDPLADPQDTAKALTSLHGQGLVRRFGVSNMSAAQIQQLKAHLDIPLVADQLEMSLGSRDWVEAGVLVNTPAAAENGFPHGTVEYCRERGIQLQAWGALAQGRYTGPPNATGPLDAPASELVADLAERKGTTPETILLWWLQRHPAGIAPVIGTSRPERILACRDAVVREPELTHEEWYDLWVAARGGPLP, via the coding sequence ATGACTGCGCAGACCGACGTATCCGCCGGGCGGCCGCTGTACGGGTGCATGGGGCTCGGCGGCACCTGGGACGACGCCCCGTACACCGCCGCGGACATCGCCCACGCCGAGGCCGCCGTCGAGGCGGCGCTGGACATCGGCATCACCACGTTCGACCACGCCGACATCTACCGTCGCGGAAAGTCGGAGGCGGTCTTCGGCGAGCTGCTCGACCGGGCGGCCGGGCTGCGCGAGCGGATCGTCCTGCAGACCAAGTGCGGCATCCGGCAGGCCGACGGGCACCACCCCGGCATGTACGACCTGCGGTCCGGGCACATCGTCCGGTGCGTCGAGGAGAGCCTCACCCGGTTGCGCACCGACGTGCTCGACGTACTGCTTCTGCACCGTCCCGACCCGCTGGCCGATCCGCAGGACACCGCGAAGGCGCTGACCTCGTTGCACGGGCAGGGGCTCGTGCGCCGCTTCGGCGTGTCCAACATGAGCGCCGCACAGATCCAGCAGCTCAAGGCCCACCTCGACATCCCGCTGGTCGCCGACCAACTGGAGATGAGCCTCGGCAGCCGGGACTGGGTCGAGGCGGGCGTCCTCGTGAACACCCCGGCGGCGGCCGAGAACGGCTTCCCGCACGGGACGGTCGAGTACTGCCGGGAGCGCGGCATCCAGCTCCAGGCGTGGGGCGCCCTCGCCCAGGGCCGCTACACGGGCCCGCCGAACGCGACCGGCCCCCTGGACGCCCCGGCCTCGGAGCTCGTCGCCGACCTCGCCGAGCGCAAAGGGACGACGCCGGAGACGATCCTGCTGTGGTGGCTCCAGCGCCACCCGGCCGGCATCGCTCCGGTCATCGGCACCAGCCGTCCCGAGCGCATCCTCGCCTGCCGTGACGCCGTCGTACGGGAACCCGAACTGACCCACGAGGAGTGGTACGACCTGTGGGTCGCCGCCCGCGGAGGCCCCCTGCCCTGA
- a CDS encoding response regulator gives MTIRVLLADDQALLTGTFRVLIDAADGLEVVATAGDGEEAVRLARSTAPDVVVMDIRMPHKDGLSAAEQISADPRLDGTRVLILTTFETGDHITRALRAGVSGFLGKGVGPAEFLAAIRTVAAGDMVLSPLATHTVVTRYLAAAGPDRPEASPREMDHLTPREQEVLLCAAEGLTNDEIAERLFVSPLTVRTFVQRIMHKLGVHHRAQLVALAYRTGFARVPQPPPARPRTGPAP, from the coding sequence GTGACCATCCGCGTGCTGCTCGCCGACGACCAGGCGCTCCTCACCGGGACCTTCCGGGTCCTCATCGACGCCGCCGACGGCCTCGAAGTCGTCGCCACCGCGGGCGACGGCGAAGAGGCGGTGCGTCTGGCCCGCAGCACCGCACCCGACGTCGTGGTCATGGACATCCGCATGCCCCACAAGGACGGTCTGTCCGCCGCCGAGCAGATCTCCGCCGACCCGCGGCTCGACGGCACCCGCGTGCTGATCCTGACCACCTTCGAGACCGGCGACCACATCACCCGCGCCCTGCGCGCGGGGGTGAGCGGGTTCCTCGGCAAGGGCGTCGGACCCGCCGAGTTCCTCGCCGCCATCCGTACCGTCGCCGCCGGAGACATGGTGCTCTCTCCGCTCGCCACCCACACGGTGGTCACCCGCTACCTCGCCGCAGCAGGACCCGACCGCCCCGAGGCATCCCCGCGCGAGATGGACCACCTCACCCCCCGCGAGCAGGAGGTGCTGTTGTGCGCGGCCGAGGGCCTGACCAACGACGAGATCGCCGAGCGTCTGTTCGTCAGCCCGCTGACCGTCCGCACCTTCGTCCAGCGCATCATGCACAAGCTCGGCGTCCATCACCGCGCGCAGCTCGTCGCGCTCGCCTACCGGACCGGCTTCGCCCGCGTGCCGCAGCCGCCTCCCGCCCGCCCGCGCACCGGCCCGGCGCCCTAG
- a CDS encoding MMPL family transporter: MASLLYRLGRLSFRQRRCFALLWVAVLAACSFAALSAPAAEEDGFSIPGTESQKAFDLLDERFPGDNAEGADARIVFAAPDGQKVTARENRAAVEKVVDTVARGEQVKDASNPFAPEAVSEDSGTAFATVTYSASGDDLSEATSAALLEAVEDGRAAGLTVEVGGSAVDGGPELGGITELIGIAVAALVLFITFRALVAAGLPLVTALIGLGAGVCAIVAAGMSTTTITLALMLGLAVGIDYALFIVSRYRAERAEGQGAEEAAGRAVGTAGSAVVFAGATVVIALAGLSVAGVPMLTDMGLAAAGTVVIAVLVALTLLPALLGFFPQAVLPRTRRHAPASAAPAVGRGKEPAGSRWARLVVRRPLATLLLSVAGLGIVAIPALDLRLGLPGDEAQPTSTTQRRAYDALADGFGPGFNGPLTVVVDAKDADDAKGAAARARGALSATEGIAEVSPATFNKTGDTATIAAVPSTGPAAGATKDLVRTIRASAPELKAETGASMWVTGQTAMNIDVSTKVTAALAPYLAVVVGLAVLLLMVVFRSVLVPLKAALGFLLSVAASFGVIVAVFQWGWLADQLGVAQTGPVMSMMPIFLIGVVFGLAMDYEVFLVTRVREAYVHGASPAQAIVTGFRHSARVVVAAAVIMIAVFAGFIGMTDSMIKMLGLGLAAAVLFDAFVVRMTIVPAALALLGNAAWRLPRWLDRILPDLDIEGEKLTRALAAEPTSPREESVNA, translated from the coding sequence ATGGCTTCCCTGCTCTATCGGCTCGGCCGGTTGTCCTTCCGGCAGCGCCGCTGCTTCGCTCTGCTGTGGGTGGCGGTCCTGGCGGCCTGCTCGTTCGCCGCTCTCAGCGCTCCGGCCGCGGAGGAGGACGGGTTCTCCATCCCGGGCACCGAGTCGCAGAAGGCGTTCGACCTGCTCGACGAGCGCTTCCCCGGCGACAACGCCGAGGGCGCGGACGCGCGGATCGTGTTCGCCGCGCCCGACGGGCAGAAGGTGACCGCCCGCGAGAACCGGGCGGCCGTCGAGAAGGTCGTCGACACCGTGGCGCGCGGCGAGCAGGTGAAGGACGCCTCGAACCCGTTCGCGCCGGAGGCCGTCAGCGAGGACTCCGGTACCGCATTCGCGACCGTCACCTACAGCGCCTCCGGCGACGACCTGAGCGAGGCGACGTCCGCCGCTCTGCTGGAGGCGGTCGAGGACGGCCGGGCGGCGGGGCTGACCGTGGAGGTCGGCGGGTCGGCCGTCGACGGCGGGCCCGAACTCGGCGGGATCACCGAGCTGATCGGCATCGCGGTCGCCGCGCTGGTGCTGTTCATCACCTTCCGCGCACTGGTCGCCGCGGGCCTTCCCCTGGTCACCGCCCTGATCGGGCTCGGCGCCGGGGTGTGCGCCATCGTCGCCGCCGGCATGTCCACTACGACGATCACCCTGGCCCTGATGCTGGGCCTGGCCGTGGGCATCGACTACGCCCTGTTCATCGTCTCCCGCTACCGCGCGGAACGAGCCGAGGGGCAGGGCGCGGAGGAGGCCGCGGGCCGGGCGGTGGGCACCGCCGGATCCGCCGTCGTCTTCGCCGGCGCCACCGTCGTCATCGCGCTGGCCGGCCTGTCGGTGGCCGGGGTGCCGATGCTGACCGACATGGGTCTGGCCGCCGCCGGGACCGTCGTCATCGCCGTCCTCGTCGCCCTGACGCTGCTGCCCGCCCTGCTCGGCTTCTTCCCCCAGGCCGTCCTGCCCCGTACCCGGCGCCACGCCCCCGCCTCCGCCGCGCCCGCGGTCGGGCGGGGCAAGGAGCCCGCGGGCAGCCGGTGGGCCCGCCTGGTCGTCCGCCGCCCGCTGGCGACGCTCCTGCTGAGCGTGGCGGGCCTGGGCATCGTCGCGATACCGGCCCTGGACCTGCGGCTCGGCCTGCCCGGCGACGAGGCGCAGCCCACCTCCACCACCCAGCGCCGCGCCTACGACGCGCTCGCCGACGGCTTCGGCCCCGGCTTCAACGGCCCCCTCACCGTCGTCGTCGACGCCAAGGACGCCGACGACGCCAAGGGCGCCGCCGCCAGGGCCCGCGGCGCCCTGTCCGCCACCGAGGGGATCGCGGAGGTGTCCCCCGCCACCTTCAACAAGACCGGTGACACCGCGACCATCGCCGCCGTACCCAGCACCGGACCGGCCGCAGGCGCGACCAAGGACCTGGTGCGGACCATCCGCGCCTCGGCCCCGGAGCTGAAGGCCGAGACCGGCGCGTCCATGTGGGTGACCGGGCAGACCGCGATGAACATCGACGTCTCCACCAAGGTCACCGCCGCCCTCGCCCCCTACCTCGCGGTCGTGGTGGGCCTGGCGGTCCTGCTGCTGATGGTCGTCTTCCGCTCCGTCCTCGTCCCGCTCAAGGCGGCACTCGGCTTCCTGCTCTCGGTCGCCGCGTCCTTCGGCGTGATCGTCGCGGTCTTCCAGTGGGGCTGGCTCGCCGACCAGCTCGGCGTCGCCCAGACCGGGCCGGTGATGAGCATGATGCCGATCTTCCTGATCGGTGTGGTCTTCGGCCTGGCCATGGACTACGAGGTGTTCCTCGTGACCCGCGTCCGCGAGGCGTACGTCCACGGCGCATCGCCTGCCCAGGCCATCGTCACCGGCTTCCGGCACAGCGCCCGCGTCGTCGTGGCCGCGGCCGTCATCATGATCGCCGTCTTCGCAGGCTTCATCGGCATGACCGACTCCATGATCAAGATGCTCGGTCTGGGCCTGGCCGCGGCCGTCCTCTTCGACGCGTTCGTCGTCCGCATGACCATCGTCCCCGCCGCGCTCGCCCTGCTGGGCAACGCCGCGTGGCGGCTGCCGAGGTGGCTGGACCGCATCCTGCCCGACCTCGACATCGAGGGCGAGAAGCTCACCCGCGCTCTGGCCGCGGAACCCACCAGCCCCCGGGAGGAGTCGGTGAACGCCTGA